The Procambarus clarkii isolate CNS0578487 chromosome 42, FALCON_Pclarkii_2.0, whole genome shotgun sequence nucleotide sequence ACAAAATTCCCAGGGAGTCGGGCCTTGCCTAACTTTCGCAAAGAGGTATTCTCAGTTAGCATTCATTACACTTTTCATTTAAGAGCTCCATTCGTAACACTGAGCTGTATGGGTACTGTTTACATCGGTCGGGTCAGATcgtagagttcttagtgatatcttATTTCATAAATGGAAAATAATTCATACGATACATTCTTCAGTATATTGGTTAATGATTAATATTAACACTATTCATTATATAAATCGTAAATCTAATATAACACTAAGGTAATCATGATATGAAATGCATCAATAACGTTTACACCTTGTTTTTTTTAGTTCAAGAAATATGTAaaagtaaataatataaaggGTACAAAATAATTAATGTTGTCGTCTGATAAATGTTATGGTTATATCCTCGTCCATTCTCAGAGCACAAGCTACACGCTCGAATCTTTTTATATTTCTGACACTCAGGAGCTGTGTCCGGCAGCCTAGTGGGTTATCATGCCATTTCTCACTACAACACTGCATCACGTTCCGTGTAATTTATGGATTGATTCCAGTCAATAAAGTGTTTGGAACGTCATAGCTTTCTGGTACTCAAGATTTATTTCCTCATACGTTAAGCGGCTCATAATAAAGTATTTCGGTTATATTGTGTTGTGTACGGGTGAAGCTGCGCACTCTTACCAATTTTACTTGACACAACTTTCACTTTATTTAGATATTAGTACAactgttgggagggggggggggaacgaatCCTCAATGAGCTTGTCCAGGACTtcatagtcaagggcaaggcattGGCCATGTGGTCACTCATCCAGTTATTGGCCAAATCCAATTTTGTCTAACATAGAGACCAAGCGACACATCACATCTATTGTACATTCTGGACaaaatacaataaatatataattttagttCATTGCCATATGCTACATATTGTAAATATGTTAAAGTATACTTTACATAGACACAATTCAGTAAGTTACATGATGCTACATCGAGGTTTTCCTGCTCTTCGTCGTGAGCGTCTCGACTTCTGGCGGCCATACCGCGGGGCAGCAGCGTGCCCTCTCGCCCGCTGGTGCCGGATGTGTTCATCCTGGATGCTCCTGTGTCTAGTGTCAGCAATGATGAAGTGATGATCTGGGTTTATTGGTGCCGGAGTGTCACTGTATGTGATATCTCTACTTGGTGCTGCTGTGGTAAGCTTTTTCGGTAGAGAGAGGCTGTTGCTGGATGCGACTTGTGTCAACGTGTCGTTGATCGGGTGCTCTGGTTCATACACGTTTGTAGGATCACTAACACTTGTTTTGGGCTGACGAAATGGAAGGCCGTGAGAATTCTGCACACAAGAATCAGAGCTTGGATTGGTTGAGGATTGACTGGGGCATCGGGTCTCCTTCTCAACTCCGGCGGCGGAACGCGGTTCTTCCTTCACCGATAACCCCCCTTTAACCTCGCGCAGTGAAGCGGATTGGGTGACCTGCATTTTTGCTTGTGTTGCAGTCTTCTTCTGTCGGTTCTGCAAAGACAGGAAGGGTTTGAACTGCGTTATATCTTTTGTGTCTTCCTTGGTGCTATCGGTATCCTGAGACTCTAGCTCGTCCCCTCCGtggagtgagagtgtgagggagtcGTCGGCCTCCAGGACCAGCACAGCCCTGTGGAACCCATGTGGGCCCTTATGGCTACCTGGCACGTGGAAGCTCTCCTTCAGCGTCGGCGGCTCCTTCTCTGCACACATTTTATCCTGCTTTTCTTTCACCTCCTTCACCACATTCTCCAGGCCGCTGATGGCTTCCTCTTCTGCATCGCGTGTCCCCTGCAGCGCCTCCCCGCGGTTTACCTATACaaataaatagtaaatatttcattcaatgcAGTTTCGTGAATGTTTCCCATGTTGTTAGCTAGTTATCCAAGATGCTGTCATAATTTAAAAAAGTAATTGATTCTAGTCAATAAAATGTACATATCTGCTGGGTAGACAGAGATACATAAACGTGTGCATGAAAAATAAGAAGTGACATGATTAAAATGTACAATGATCACAAATGTACAAAATTTAAAAGCATGAATTTTTAAAATCTGTAATATCGAAAACAAGAGGGCATAAATTCAACCTAAAAAAATAAAGGTACAAAAAAAGTGATGCTTAAATActcttttttttaaacaatggTAGTCAGATGGAATAATTTAAATTAGGATTTTAAACGAAAACCATCGTACGTTTCAAAACGTCAAATGACGAAGATTATAACGAAAACGGCACACCACGACAGGAGACATCGAAAAGCCAAGTACACGATGAAGGGAAAGTACCTCCCTATTACGAAtagggaaaaagacctggggacgGACATAACACCAAATCTATCTCCGGATGCACATATAAATAGGGTAACgtcagctgcatactctagaCTAGCGacagtcagaacatccttcacgAAGGTAAATAAGGAGTCTTAGAGCAACACTGTGTGAGACAAGTTTTAGAGTATGCCGAGCCCCGTCGTCGAGCCCCACCTTAAAAAAAACCGGCAAGAAGCTCCAAAAGGTGAAGAAGTTTGCAACGAAACTCGTCCCAGAATTGCAAGGGATGGGGTGTGAGGAGACAGAAGGacctaaacctgacgacgctagaaagaaggagagaggggggggggagatacattagagacgtataaaatacttagtggGAGTGACAGtggaaaaagaggaaatgttcacaatgaatgTCAGTAAAACATGATGGAAGCTTGAGAATTGGATGAGTCATAGAAATGTTAGAAAGGGTTTAAAAGTAGAGGCAAAATGGAGTGAACTAATGGAGCAGAGTGTAGAGGCAAATTCCATTCATGACTTTAAAAGTAGGTATGATaggggaaataggtcaggagtcattggatCAGATTACCGGATTACCGTTATAAAAATGAGGTCCAAGAGCTGTAAActcaatcctgcagacacaaatactaaatgcaaataataaatacacctcACATACAAAACGTATTCACTTGCCGTTGAATTATTGTACGCTCTCCTAGGTGAGATATCTACCAAGACgggacactgttggtggtgtactGACCAGGTGGAGAATGtccttgttgtggtggttgaaggCTCGGTGCTGCTGCTGGGCGTGGGTGAGGGCGGCCAGCACCCGGGCGTGGGCGTGCCGCAGCACCCTGCACGTCCACCTGTATACCTCCACCTGGCGCTCGTACTCTGCCACACGGCCGCACGCCAACCCGCACGCCTCCCCAGCGGTTGCTATCAGTTCCTCCTGTCATAAGACACGAGTTACAATGGTGTGAttttattaattatttcagtATACTAGCCTTAATGTGCATGGAGTGATGGAGCAATAGTTCCTGAGCTGCGCCTTTCTCTCAGTTGTCTAATGCAGTCACTCCCAACCTTCCTGTCACTTGtctattttaaaattatttatgATAATCGCTTCTATTATCTATCGAGTCTTGTCTATTCTAATTTCTCACTATCCTTATGTTACAGTTTTTCATGTACACAAAAACCTTCCTGTGAAATTGTTTCAAAATTTGTCCGTGCATTTTTAAAACTCCTTAAATTAATGATATTGACTGAATTTAAACCGAATTGACTGAATTTAAAGCCTTGTACCGAAAAACAAACATACAAAGCATTAAAGATAATTTTTTGGTGGACACCAATGCAGGTTctatgttttgttttctttatagcagaattaataagaccttattatatttaataattttatgaAGGTTTTCCTTAGTATCTCTATAATGCAACCCCCAATATGGTCCTACAAAATGTCTTCAAAATTAGTGTGTGTCTTAGTTAATGCCATAGACTGATTAAGCTATTCTGAAAATATTTTATAACAGATGAATGATAACAAGAAAAGAATTTTTAAAACGATCTCACATATCttgggaaaaataataatcataaataataaacagataaaactCATTGAAGATGATATACCGGTGCTATCTGCTGACTGCCACTGATAGCCTGAGCTCAACAGGAACAAACCAAGTATATAAGATTTCAGCAATACAAACCAATATAAATAACTATCTTACTGGCAACTATCCCAATTTAATGTCTTTTCACAACTAATTCGTCAGGTGTTACCTCTATAATACGCTTAATTAACCCCAAATCAGGGACAGGGGGATATATACACCGGTaggtatacccccccccctcagttaaTCGATAAACATAGTGAGTTTACTTTAGGCCTAACTTGTGGTGGCCTaaattccttccccccctcccctcagcgGTTGATAGGCTTTAAGTCAAACCAAACCAAAGCAGGGGACGAATCTGAAATATCATCCCTAATGTGTAAAAAACAGCAGGTTCAGATCTGGTAGAATCAGCCATAGTAAACAATAAACCATTAGAACTCCAGCCTTCCATGATAATGAGAGAACTAGAGCAACCACAGTCCACAATGGTGGTGATCACTCCAACACTAATTATATGGTTCAATATTTAAAATAAtcacattatatacaataattgatatattatataatgtaaaGCTGCTTTTATATATAAAGCAGCTTTACTTATTatataagttacttatatatatatatagtagtattactatatatatagctactatatatatataactagctatatatatatatatatatagcagcttatatatatatataagcagctttacttatATGTAAGCAGCTTTATTCCAATCAATTGAATGAAATTTATTAATAAATGGTAGTAGTGCCATTTTAACTGGGAAAGATTATATAAAAATTACAGTACCTTAATTACACGAGTCACCATAACAGTATAGCTAAACAGAACATAATATACTGTTCCA carries:
- the LOC123770304 gene encoding uncharacterized protein — its product is MASKLGAPAGEAPPTHCPICLDTWDAEDHLPKFLSCHHSVCVSCVGLLHQAALKHAPVSGTPTTPTSTLARLTGSRSSLNDPEESGLSCWVKCPLCRSDTLVLDPLALQTNFYLRGLLRTHSLPRLVLWCDTCCCVAAPSCVRHDLRPLQDKMRRLQEELIATAGEACGLACGRVAEYERQVEVYRWTCRVLRHAHARVLAALTHAQQQHRAFNHHNKDILHLVNRGEALQGTRDAEEEAISGLENVVKEVKEKQDKMCAEKEPPTLKESFHVPGSHKGPHGFHRAVLVLEADDSLTLSLHGGDELESQDTDSTKEDTKDITQFKPFLSLQNRQKKTATQAKMQVTQSASLREVKGGLSVKEEPRSAAGVEKETRCPSQSSTNPSSDSCVQNSHGLPFRQPKTSVSDPTNVYEPEHPINDTLTQVASSNSLSLPKKLTTAAPSRDITYSDTPAPINPDHHFIIADTRHRSIQDEHIRHQRARGHAAAPRYGRQKSRRSRRRAGKPRCSIM